Proteins from a genomic interval of Flammeovirgaceae bacterium SG7u.111:
- a CDS encoding sulfite oxidase: MGSVLGAKVAYADLMPAGLIPAALAQTDEPFKLIGKHEGLTILNDRPWNVETPPHLLDDKKTPGDKLFIRNNGVVPKKPDPETWTLTIEGESAKQKKTYTFKELKEKFEHHTFQLTIECGGNGRSEFNPPAKGNQWTTGAVGCPEWTGVKLKDVLMDVGIKEDAVYIGYYGKDTHLSGDPKKVTISRGVPIEKALEEESLIAWALNGEDLPLMNGYPLRLVMGGWPASVSGKWLERIVIRNKEHDGTKMTGMSYRVPCKSVAPGTEVPEDEMCIIESMPVKSLITYPKSGAVIKPERVLEVRGHAWAGDFEVSGMEVSIDFGATWQKCSLEKPVNRLAWQHWEAKIKFPAKGYYEVWAKATDSQGKSQPMVVPGWNPRGYLNNACHRIAVKVV; encoded by the coding sequence ATGGGAAGTGTATTGGGGGCAAAGGTAGCCTATGCCGACCTGATGCCCGCTGGGCTTATTCCCGCAGCACTTGCCCAAACCGATGAGCCTTTCAAACTAATAGGAAAGCACGAAGGACTCACCATCCTCAACGACAGACCTTGGAACGTGGAAACCCCTCCCCACCTACTTGATGACAAAAAAACGCCTGGCGATAAGCTTTTCATCCGAAACAATGGAGTTGTTCCTAAAAAGCCCGACCCTGAAACGTGGACGCTGACCATTGAGGGCGAATCTGCCAAGCAAAAAAAGACCTATACTTTCAAAGAGCTTAAGGAAAAATTTGAGCATCATACCTTCCAACTTACTATCGAATGTGGAGGGAATGGTAGGAGTGAATTTAACCCTCCTGCCAAGGGAAACCAGTGGACTACAGGCGCAGTCGGCTGCCCCGAATGGACTGGCGTAAAACTCAAAGATGTGCTGATGGATGTGGGGATAAAAGAGGATGCAGTGTACATTGGTTATTATGGAAAGGATACGCACCTGAGCGGTGATCCGAAGAAAGTGACTATTTCGAGGGGTGTACCTATTGAAAAAGCCTTGGAAGAAGAATCGCTGATTGCTTGGGCACTGAATGGGGAGGATCTGCCCCTGATGAACGGATACCCGCTGCGTTTGGTAATGGGCGGTTGGCCTGCCTCGGTTTCGGGCAAGTGGCTGGAAAGAATAGTAATCAGAAACAAGGAACATGACGGTACAAAGATGACAGGGATGTCGTACCGAGTACCTTGCAAGTCCGTAGCGCCAGGCACGGAAGTTCCCGAAGATGAAATGTGTATTATAGAATCGATGCCTGTAAAATCGCTGATAACCTACCCAAAATCTGGGGCGGTGATTAAGCCTGAACGAGTGCTAGAAGTCCGGGGGCATGCGTGGGCTGGTGACTTTGAAGTGAGCGGCATGGAAGTGTCGATCGACTTTGGGGCTACTTGGCAAAAATGCAGCTTGGAAAAGCCTGTCAACCGCTTAGCTTGGCAACATTGGGAAGCAAAAATCAAGTTCCCCGCCAAGGGATATTACGAGGTATGGGCAAAAGCAACAGACAGCCAAGGCAAATCTCAACCAATGGTAGTTCCGGGCTGGAACCCACGGGGCTATCTTAATAATGCCTGCCACCGTATTGCGGTAAAAGTTGTGTAA
- the bshB1 gene encoding bacillithiol biosynthesis deacetylase BshB1: MKLDILVLAAHPDDAELSCSGTIARHVAQGKKVGIVDFTKGEMGTRGTPQLRMEEAAAAAKVLGLSARENLGFSDVFYTNDKEHQLEVAKMVRKYQPEIVLANAVDDRHPDHGKGARLATDACFISGLAKVETRLEGEIQQAWRPSKVFHYVQSKYIEPDFVVDISDFWETKVASIKAFQSQFFVGDKSTEGAQTFISTPKFMKFIESRAREYGQLGGVEYAEGFTKELPLVMKDLFDFV; the protein is encoded by the coding sequence ATGAAATTAGACATATTGGTATTGGCTGCTCATCCCGACGATGCAGAGCTTTCTTGTTCAGGAACCATTGCTCGCCATGTAGCACAAGGCAAAAAAGTAGGGATTGTTGATTTTACCAAAGGAGAAATGGGCACACGAGGAACTCCGCAGCTCAGGATGGAAGAAGCAGCAGCAGCGGCAAAAGTGCTCGGGCTTTCGGCGAGGGAAAACTTGGGGTTCAGCGATGTATTTTATACAAACGATAAAGAGCATCAGCTAGAAGTAGCCAAAATGGTTAGAAAGTATCAGCCAGAAATTGTGCTTGCCAATGCCGTAGATGACCGCCATCCTGACCATGGAAAAGGAGCTCGCTTAGCAACAGATGCTTGTTTTATTAGCGGGCTAGCTAAAGTAGAAACAAGGCTCGAAGGAGAAATCCAACAAGCTTGGAGACCTTCTAAAGTGTTTCATTATGTGCAGAGCAAATATATTGAGCCAGATTTTGTAGTGGATATTAGTGATTTTTGGGAAACCAAAGTTGCATCGATCAAGGCTTTCCAAAGTCAGTTTTTTGTAGGAGATAAAAGTACAGAAGGAGCACAAACCTTTATTTCCACACCTAAGTTTATGAAGTTTATAGAATCGAGAGCGAGGGAATACGGTCAGCTCGGCGGAGTAGAATACGCTGAGGGTTTTACCAAAGAACTTCCCTTGGTCATGAAAGATTTATTTGATTTTGTATAA
- a CDS encoding response regulator transcription factor gives MKILIVEDNYELSETVQNYMEQEGAVCTTAYSKSDAMEALGAFVYDLVVLDIMLPDGSGLDILTHIKKVMHETGVLVVSAKDSLDDKLDGLNLGADDYITKPFHLSELNARLKSIYRRRNFGGKNEIIFNEISINVDTFEVQVLEKSLVLTKKEYELLIYFLANKDRALTKQSIAEHLWGDHVDLYDSFDFIYQHIKNLRRKITAAGSRDYITTIYGVGYRFNTSVS, from the coding sequence ATGAAGATTTTAATAGTAGAAGACAACTACGAGCTATCCGAAACCGTCCAAAACTACATGGAACAGGAAGGGGCAGTCTGTACCACCGCATACAGCAAGAGCGATGCTATGGAGGCATTGGGAGCTTTTGTTTATGACTTGGTGGTGCTTGATATCATGCTGCCTGACGGAAGCGGGCTGGATATTCTTACCCACATAAAAAAAGTAATGCACGAAACCGGTGTGTTGGTTGTCTCTGCAAAGGATTCTCTGGACGATAAGCTGGACGGGCTCAACCTCGGTGCAGATGACTACATTACCAAGCCTTTCCACCTTTCTGAGCTAAATGCCCGCCTCAAATCAATCTATCGGCGCCGAAACTTTGGTGGGAAAAACGAAATTATTTTCAACGAGATCAGCATTAATGTAGATACTTTTGAAGTACAGGTTTTGGAAAAGTCCTTGGTGCTCACCAAAAAAGAATACGAACTGTTGATTTACTTTTTGGCCAACAAAGACAGGGCACTTACGAAGCAATCGATAGCCGAACACCTCTGGGGCGACCATGTGGACTTGTACGACTCCTTTGATTTTATCTACCAACACATCAAAAATCTCCGCCGGAAAATAACAGCTGCGGGTAGCCGAGATTACATTACCACCATTTATGGCGTAGGCTACAGGTTCAATACTTCGGTTTCATAA
- a CDS encoding sigma-54 dependent transcriptional regulator — protein MAKILIVDDEKSIRYTLRDILEYEKYEVDEAKDGEEGFEMIQKGNYDVVLCDIKMPKLDGIELLDKAMELGKELQFIMISAFGTIDQAVEATKKGAYDFIPKPPDLNRLLLAVRNALDKSDLVQETKVLKKKIYKAHDIVGESPAILEVKETIDKVAPTEARVLITGPNGSGKELVAKWLHAKSNRSKAPLVEVNCAAIPAELIESELFGHEKGAFTSAHKQRIGKFEQANGGTLFLDEIGDMSLSAQSKVLRALQEHKITRVGGDKEIKVNVRVFAATNKDLRKEIADGEFREDLYHRLSVIVVKVPALNDRRDDVPLLVDKFLQDIANEYGAAKKTVSEEAIEKLKAYDWSGNIRELRNVIERLIIMSQEEISGDDVVKYL, from the coding sequence ATGGCGAAAATCCTCATAGTTGATGACGAAAAGAGCATCCGATACACCTTAAGGGATATTTTGGAATACGAAAAGTATGAAGTTGACGAAGCAAAAGATGGCGAAGAAGGCTTCGAAATGATCCAAAAAGGAAATTATGATGTAGTGCTTTGCGATATAAAAATGCCAAAGTTGGACGGAATAGAGCTGTTGGATAAGGCAATGGAGCTGGGCAAAGAGCTTCAGTTTATCATGATTTCTGCTTTTGGCACCATAGACCAAGCAGTAGAGGCTACCAAAAAAGGGGCATACGATTTTATTCCCAAGCCTCCAGATTTGAACCGTTTGCTCTTAGCGGTTCGCAATGCGCTCGACAAATCGGACTTGGTACAAGAAACCAAAGTGCTCAAGAAAAAGATTTATAAAGCTCACGATATAGTGGGCGAATCGCCTGCTATTTTGGAGGTGAAAGAGACAATAGATAAAGTTGCCCCAACCGAAGCAAGGGTGTTAATAACAGGACCAAACGGCTCGGGAAAAGAATTGGTTGCCAAGTGGCTACATGCTAAAAGTAACCGTTCTAAAGCTCCTTTGGTTGAAGTAAACTGTGCTGCTATTCCCGCGGAGCTAATAGAAAGCGAGCTTTTTGGCCACGAAAAAGGAGCATTTACCTCAGCTCACAAACAAAGAATAGGCAAGTTTGAGCAAGCCAATGGAGGCACGCTCTTTCTGGACGAAATTGGCGATATGAGCCTTTCGGCTCAGTCGAAAGTGCTGAGAGCTTTGCAGGAGCACAAGATCACACGAGTAGGAGGTGATAAAGAGATAAAGGTAAATGTGAGGGTGTTCGCCGCAACCAACAAAGATTTAAGGAAAGAAATAGCTGATGGGGAATTTAGGGAAGATTTGTACCACCGCCTTAGCGTAATAGTGGTGAAAGTCCCTGCACTCAACGACAGGCGCGACGATGTCCCTCTTTTGGTAGATAAATTCTTGCAAGACATAGCCAACGAGTATGGCGCTGCAAAAAAGACGGTAAGCGAAGAGGCAATTGAAAAACTAAAAGCCTACGACTGGTCGGGGAATATTCGGGAACTCCGAAATGTGATAGAAAGACTCATCATCATGAGCCAAGAAGAGATTTCAGGTGATGATGTAGTGAAGTATTTGTAA
- a CDS encoding ABC transporter substrate-binding protein: MKKIFTLFVAIFALCSISFAQSNKANFKKYEYGKSLLNNEQYLQAMEVFRSLASVQTENPYLEHALYFFGYSAYQSGKNDVAKNALLELAFKHPQWDKIQDAYYVLALIEFKEENFIQGYEHLKKITDPKFADDVENLINNGLANQPVSTLGNLYMNYPSDKLAKITWDALQKVEVYPNHKEIYELLQEELGLADSSGMATEIKSIKREVYSVAVVLPFFEKETNVESFDRKNQAVLDIYQGIAVAQEKLAEENIQIELLAFDTEKDSLKTIDLLTDPGFRNVDMFIGPLYGNTIPVVADYAGTFGKVMINPVSSNEKIITGNPYAFLTSSTKATQARRAADYAFDSLASQEVYIISGLSATDAAMADVYARHFESKGGKVVLKQYFDYSKEGFEMMLKDFEPLAEDSLPHVFVSSSDPVVAVNTVSALQNLQANINIIAPSEWLDFRQLTYKQMERNKVHFIYPRYVDSSKPLTKDFERRYVNKNNLIPSAYAYMGYETMYFFGKMLHKYGTGFYADLHTQKFVPGHILTGFDYEGGNDNQFVTILKFEEGLLKIVNYPQPTEEEESPNE, translated from the coding sequence ATGAAAAAAATATTTACGCTTTTTGTAGCAATTTTTGCGTTATGCTCTATTTCGTTCGCCCAATCTAACAAGGCTAACTTCAAGAAATACGAGTACGGAAAATCATTGCTAAATAATGAACAATACCTCCAAGCCATGGAAGTTTTCCGTTCTTTGGCTTCGGTTCAAACCGAAAACCCTTATTTGGAGCATGCCCTATATTTCTTTGGGTATAGTGCCTATCAGTCGGGAAAAAATGATGTGGCAAAAAATGCGCTGCTAGAGCTAGCCTTCAAACATCCGCAGTGGGATAAAATCCAAGATGCCTATTATGTATTGGCGTTGATAGAGTTCAAAGAAGAAAATTTTATCCAAGGCTATGAACATCTTAAAAAGATTACCGACCCAAAATTTGCCGATGATGTTGAAAACTTGATCAATAACGGTTTGGCAAACCAGCCTGTTTCTACATTGGGCAACCTTTATATGAATTATCCCTCCGATAAGCTCGCCAAAATCACTTGGGATGCCCTCCAAAAAGTAGAAGTATACCCAAACCACAAAGAAATTTATGAGTTGCTGCAAGAAGAGCTTGGATTAGCCGATTCTTCTGGAATGGCTACCGAAATAAAATCTATCAAAAGAGAAGTATATTCGGTAGCGGTTGTGCTTCCTTTTTTTGAAAAAGAAACAAACGTCGAGTCTTTTGACAGAAAAAATCAAGCTGTGCTGGATATTTACCAAGGTATAGCCGTAGCCCAAGAAAAACTTGCCGAGGAAAATATTCAAATAGAACTGCTTGCTTTCGATACCGAAAAGGATAGCTTAAAAACCATCGATCTTCTTACCGATCCTGGTTTTAGGAATGTAGATATGTTCATTGGCCCACTTTATGGCAATACCATCCCTGTAGTAGCCGATTATGCAGGTACGTTTGGTAAGGTAATGATAAATCCTGTTTCTTCTAACGAGAAAATTATCACGGGAAATCCATATGCATTTTTAACTTCTTCTACCAAAGCGACACAGGCTCGCCGTGCCGCAGATTATGCTTTCGATTCTTTGGCTAGCCAAGAAGTATATATTATTTCTGGGCTTTCGGCTACCGATGCCGCCATGGCAGATGTGTATGCCCGCCATTTTGAAAGCAAAGGAGGGAAGGTTGTGCTCAAGCAGTATTTCGATTACAGCAAAGAAGGTTTTGAGATGATGTTAAAGGATTTTGAGCCGCTGGCAGAAGACAGCCTTCCACATGTTTTTGTAAGTAGTTCCGATCCTGTTGTAGCAGTAAACACGGTAAGCGCTTTGCAAAACCTCCAAGCCAATATCAACATTATTGCTCCATCCGAATGGCTGGATTTTAGGCAATTGACCTATAAGCAAATGGAGAGGAACAAGGTTCATTTTATCTACCCAAGGTATGTAGATTCGAGTAAGCCACTTACCAAGGATTTTGAACGCCGCTATGTGAACAAAAACAACCTGATTCCATCGGCATATGCCTATATGGGTTACGAAACCATGTATTTCTTTGGGAAAATGCTGCATAAATACGGCACAGGTTTTTATGCCGACCTTCATACGCAAAAATTTGTGCCTGGTCATATTTTGACAGGCTTTGATTATGAAGGAGGAAACGACAATCAGTTTGTGACTATCTTGAAATTTGAAGAAGGGCTTTTGAAAATTGTGAATTACCCTCAACCAACTGAGGAAGAAGAAAGCCCGAACGAATAA
- the cysS gene encoding cysteine--tRNA ligase, translating into MQQELKIYNTLSREKEVFTPISAPYVGMYVCGPTVYSDVHLGNCRTFTAFDIMYRYLLHSGYKVRYVRNITDVGHLVGDADEGEDKIGKKAKLENLEPMEIAQRYTTDFHRVMEKLNNLPPSIEPSATGHILEQIELVQTLLEKGLAYEINGSVYFDVRKYNEGNDYGKLSGRVLDELMAGAGTRELDGQEEKRDSIDFALWKKASPEHIMRWDSPWGVGFPGWHLECSVMSNKYLGKTFDIHGGGMDLKFPHHECEIAQGTAANGQDPVKYWMHTNMLTINGQRMGKSVGNAVLPNELFTGSHDLLDQAYSPMTLRFFMLQTHYRSTMDLSNEALKAASKGYLKLMNGLRTAQKLTYVEEEGVEINEKAAKQVESIVNGIYRGMNDDLNTAVAIAGLFNLLKKINSVHLGQLKPAELGKELFDKMINTLQVFTTEVLGLKEEKPSGFEKMLGLVLKEYKVAKEAKDYGKVDEIRANCKELGIAIKDMKDKIDWAYDEQI; encoded by the coding sequence ATGCAACAAGAACTGAAAATATACAATACCTTATCAAGGGAAAAAGAGGTGTTTACCCCAATAAGTGCTCCTTACGTGGGCATGTACGTATGCGGACCTACGGTCTATAGCGATGTGCATTTGGGCAACTGCCGTACTTTTACCGCTTTTGATATCATGTATAGGTACTTGCTGCACAGCGGGTACAAGGTGAGGTATGTCCGTAATATCACAGATGTGGGGCACTTGGTAGGCGATGCCGACGAAGGAGAAGACAAGATTGGGAAGAAAGCAAAGCTGGAAAACTTGGAACCGATGGAGATAGCGCAACGCTATACCACGGACTTCCACCGAGTGATGGAAAAGCTCAATAACTTACCTCCTAGCATCGAACCTTCGGCTACTGGTCATATCCTAGAGCAAATTGAACTGGTACAAACGCTTTTGGAAAAAGGCTTGGCCTATGAAATAAACGGATCGGTTTATTTTGATGTACGCAAGTACAACGAAGGCAACGACTACGGCAAGCTTTCGGGAAGAGTGTTAGATGAATTGATGGCTGGAGCAGGAACACGAGAACTAGACGGACAAGAAGAGAAGCGTGACAGCATCGATTTTGCCCTTTGGAAAAAAGCTTCGCCCGAACATATCATGCGCTGGGACTCGCCTTGGGGCGTAGGCTTCCCAGGCTGGCACCTTGAGTGCTCTGTGATGAGCAACAAATACCTTGGAAAGACTTTCGATATCCACGGCGGCGGAATGGATTTGAAATTCCCACACCACGAATGCGAAATAGCCCAAGGAACTGCTGCAAATGGGCAAGATCCTGTTAAATATTGGATGCACACCAACATGCTCACCATCAACGGTCAGCGAATGGGCAAATCTGTGGGAAATGCTGTTTTACCTAACGAACTTTTTACTGGTTCGCACGACTTGCTCGACCAAGCATATAGCCCTATGACCTTGCGCTTCTTCATGTTGCAAACGCATTACCGCAGCACTATGGACCTCTCCAACGAAGCATTGAAAGCAGCTTCAAAAGGTTATTTGAAATTGATGAATGGCTTGAGAACAGCTCAAAAACTGACTTATGTTGAAGAAGAAGGAGTAGAAATCAATGAGAAAGCTGCAAAGCAAGTCGAGAGCATAGTCAACGGAATTTACCGAGGAATGAACGACGATTTGAATACGGCTGTAGCTATTGCAGGCTTGTTCAACTTGCTTAAGAAAATCAACTCTGTTCACTTGGGGCAACTGAAACCTGCCGAGTTGGGCAAAGAGTTGTTCGATAAAATGATAAACACCCTTCAAGTATTTACCACCGAAGTGTTGGGCCTAAAAGAGGAAAAACCAAGTGGGTTTGAAAAAATGTTGGGCTTGGTGTTGAAAGAATATAAGGTTGCCAAAGAAGCCAAGGACTACGGAAAAGTAGATGAGATAAGGGCAAACTGCAAAGAACTCGGCATCGCCATCAAAGATATGAAAGACAAAATCGACTGGGCTTACGATGAGCAGATTTAG
- a CDS encoding RNA methyltransferase, which yields MEKKKLSKELYQFLSEYITEHKRVMFEEISSKRTRHITVVMEDIYQSQNASAVVRTCDCFGIQDVHVIENQNEYVINRDVVRGAANWVDIHKYETADEAISALKGNGYLIAATTPGKASISLDELPIDHKVAVVFGTEQTGISEKVAAAADVSIKIPMFGFTESFNISVSAAICLNHMVTKLHKSNLDWQLSEEEIWDLKADWAEKTIKKGEIMVKEFYNKYNK from the coding sequence ATGGAAAAGAAGAAGTTGAGTAAAGAATTATACCAATTCCTTTCGGAATACATCACCGAGCATAAACGAGTCATGTTCGAGGAGATTTCCTCCAAGCGTACCCGTCATATTACCGTAGTGATGGAAGATATTTACCAATCGCAAAATGCAAGTGCGGTGGTTCGTACTTGTGATTGTTTTGGTATTCAAGATGTGCATGTGATAGAAAACCAAAATGAGTACGTGATCAACCGAGATGTGGTGAGGGGAGCTGCCAACTGGGTGGATATCCACAAGTACGAAACCGCAGATGAAGCCATTTCTGCGCTGAAAGGCAATGGTTATTTGATAGCTGCTACTACGCCAGGCAAAGCTTCTATTTCTCTCGACGAGCTTCCTATCGACCATAAAGTAGCTGTGGTTTTTGGTACAGAACAAACTGGAATAAGTGAAAAGGTTGCAGCCGCAGCAGATGTCAGTATCAAAATCCCCATGTTTGGCTTTACCGAAAGTTTCAATATATCGGTAAGTGCGGCTATTTGCCTTAATCATATGGTTACCAAATTGCACAAATCGAACCTCGACTGGCAGCTCAGTGAAGAGGAAATATGGGATTTGAAAGCCGATTGGGCAGAAAAGACCATTAAGAAAGGGGAGATAATGGTGAAGGAGTTTTATAACAAGTACAACAAATAA
- a CDS encoding SoxR reducing system RseC family protein, producing the protein MSLDKEIAHRGIVRSVGKKSIEVSLVKVSACSACHVKSSCGVADAEAKVVEVQANKGEYKVGEEVEVKFNQATGFKALFYGYLLPFLLVLSALIIGTSLELKEEVSGLISLAVLLPYYLGLYLTRKMMKSSFSFRVSRVV; encoded by the coding sequence ATGTCACTCGACAAAGAAATAGCACACAGAGGTATAGTACGGTCGGTTGGGAAGAAAAGCATTGAGGTAAGCTTAGTGAAAGTTTCCGCTTGCTCAGCTTGCCATGTGAAATCTTCTTGTGGTGTGGCCGATGCCGAAGCGAAAGTGGTTGAGGTACAAGCCAACAAAGGGGAATATAAGGTAGGTGAAGAGGTAGAAGTGAAATTTAACCAAGCTACGGGTTTCAAAGCCCTTTTTTATGGCTACCTCCTTCCATTCTTATTGGTATTGTCTGCCCTTATTATTGGGACTAGCCTTGAGTTAAAAGAAGAAGTTTCAGGATTGATTTCCCTTGCAGTTTTGCTGCCGTATTATTTAGGACTTTACCTTACAAGGAAGATGATGAAAAGCTCATTTAGCTTCAGAGTGAGCCGAGTAGTATAG
- a CDS encoding dienelactone hydrolase family protein, translating into MKNLILAIAVLVVFASCSSNDVDPTDFNILSNLPADTGGIQKPFYLGSTTSPYGFYAYTPSSYTADGAEFPLIIFLHGSGERGNSQTDQAKLDLVLRNGPPMMIKKEKWNPTYPALVVSPQCHDGGWNADKLHEFIEFLVKTYQVNESRIYLTGLSMGGGGTFTYLTEKGSEAYVAAAVPICGWANANKAEGMKHIPVWTFHGDKDTTVKPGSAMNMISKINELTPKVPAKLTIYPGVGHNSWSKTYDGTGMGTESAEYDAFSVSIYDWMFQYQREISVEVVAE; encoded by the coding sequence ATGAAAAACTTGATTTTAGCCATTGCCGTACTTGTAGTTTTTGCATCGTGCAGCAGCAATGATGTTGACCCAACCGACTTTAATATTTTGAGCAATTTACCTGCGGATACGGGTGGCATCCAGAAACCTTTTTACCTTGGAAGCACCACCTCTCCTTATGGGTTTTATGCGTACACCCCAAGCAGCTACACTGCCGATGGTGCAGAGTTTCCCCTCATTATTTTTCTACACGGGTCGGGTGAGCGAGGAAATAGCCAAACAGACCAAGCGAAGTTGGATTTGGTATTGAGAAATGGCCCACCTATGATGATCAAAAAAGAAAAATGGAATCCAACATATCCTGCATTGGTAGTTTCCCCTCAGTGCCACGATGGTGGTTGGAATGCTGATAAACTCCATGAATTTATAGAATTCTTGGTGAAGACCTACCAAGTAAATGAATCGCGGATTTACCTCACAGGTTTGAGCATGGGCGGTGGCGGAACATTTACCTACCTCACCGAAAAAGGAAGCGAAGCGTATGTGGCTGCGGCAGTTCCAATTTGCGGTTGGGCAAATGCCAACAAGGCTGAGGGCATGAAACATATCCCCGTTTGGACGTTCCACGGCGATAAAGATACGACGGTGAAGCCGGGCAGCGCCATGAACATGATTTCAAAAATAAATGAACTTACTCCAAAAGTTCCAGCCAAGCTTACTATCTATCCGGGTGTTGGCCACAATTCATGGTCAAAAACCTATGATGGAACAGGCATGGGAACGGAAAGTGCCGAGTACGATGCTTTCAGCGTAAGTATCTACGATTGGATGTTCCAATACCAGCGAGAAATTTCGGTAGAAGTGGTTGCTGAGTAA
- a CDS encoding Gfo/Idh/MocA family oxidoreductase has translation MKIKWGIISTAKIGRTRVIPAMQQGDYCEITAIASRNLAQAEEAAKELGIPKAYGSYDELLADPEIDAIYNPLPNHLHLEWTTKAMEAGKHVLCEKPLALTIAEVEKMIEVRDKCGVKAGEAFMVKSHPQWKKAREMAQSGELGDLRFIHAVFSYYNDDPQNIRNIKEYGGGGVWDIGCYPVTTTRYVFGEEPIRLVATLDNDPKMGTDRLASVIMEFSGGKQAIFTVSTQASGHQFFSVSGTKARLEFQTSFTPDKRLIKLFLDKGDIFRETWETIAFDAGDQYKLQGDAFSKAILDDTEVPVTFEDALKNTKVLLAIFKSAETGGWVEV, from the coding sequence ATGAAGATAAAATGGGGAATTATCAGTACTGCCAAAATAGGACGCACCCGAGTGATACCTGCCATGCAGCAAGGTGACTATTGTGAAATAACAGCCATTGCCTCGCGCAACCTTGCCCAAGCAGAAGAAGCCGCCAAAGAATTAGGGATTCCAAAGGCTTATGGCTCTTACGATGAGCTTTTGGCTGATCCAGAAATTGATGCGATTTACAATCCTCTCCCTAACCACTTGCACCTAGAATGGACAACCAAAGCCATGGAAGCAGGAAAACATGTGCTATGTGAAAAGCCTTTGGCACTGACCATAGCCGAAGTGGAAAAAATGATAGAAGTGCGGGATAAGTGTGGTGTGAAGGCAGGGGAAGCCTTTATGGTAAAATCACATCCGCAGTGGAAAAAGGCGAGGGAAATGGCGCAAAGTGGAGAACTGGGAGACCTCCGGTTTATCCATGCTGTTTTTTCATATTACAATGACGATCCGCAAAATATCCGAAACATCAAAGAGTATGGCGGTGGCGGTGTGTGGGATATTGGCTGCTATCCAGTTACCACCACGAGGTATGTATTTGGGGAAGAGCCCATCCGTTTGGTCGCTACTCTCGATAATGACCCAAAAATGGGAACAGACCGCTTGGCAAGTGTGATCATGGAGTTTTCTGGTGGGAAACAAGCCATTTTTACCGTAAGTACCCAAGCGAGTGGGCATCAGTTTTTCTCCGTTTCGGGTACAAAAGCCCGTCTGGAATTCCAAACCTCTTTCACGCCAGACAAGCGCCTTATCAAGCTTTTCCTAGACAAAGGAGACATTTTCAGAGAGACTTGGGAAACCATAGCGTTTGATGCAGGCGACCAGTACAAGCTCCAAGGCGATGCTTTCTCCAAAGCGATATTGGACGACACAGAAGTACCTGTCACTTTCGAAGACGCCCTCAAAAACACCAAAGTCTTGCTCGCTATTTTCAAATCAGCCGAGACCGGTGGCTGGGTTGAAGTTTGA